AGGTCGTTGGCGTGCTCTCCACGGCGGAGGACATCACCAGCAAGGTCAGCCTGGAGCGCCAGCTCCTGCAGTCGCAGAAAATGGAAGCCCTGGGCACCTTCGTTTCGGGCATCGCCCACGACTTCAACAATATCCTGACCACGGTCATCAATTCGGCGGAACTGGCTCTTTTGGACCTGCCAAAGGACGCCGAGGCCTTCCAGGACATCCAGCGAGCGCTGCGCGCGGCGCAGCGCGGTTCGCGGCTGGTCATGCAGATGCACACCTACTCCCGGCCTTCGCGCGAGGGGTTCAAGGCCGTGGACATCGCCCTGGCCGTGCGCGAGGCCCTGGGCCTTCTGCGCGTCTCGCTGCCGGGCAACATCAAGGTCGTGGAACGGATCGAGCCCGGCCCCTCCACGACCATGGCCAACCCCACGCAGATTAACCAGGTGGTGATGAACCTTTGCACCAATGCCTTTCAGGCCATGCGCGAGACCGGCGGGGTGCTCACGGTGGGACTTTCGCGCCGCGCCATCGATACACCGCCTCCCGGCGCGCCGGATCTCGCGCCGGGAACCTATCTGCTCCTGGCCGTGGAGGACACCGGGCCAGGCATCCCCGAAGTCATCCGCGACAAAATATTCGACCCCTTCTTCACCACCAAGGACAAGGGCGAGGGAACGGGCCTTGGGTTGGCCGTGGTCCAGGGCATCGCCAAGGCCCACAAGGGTCGGGTGGTGCTGGCTCCCGCGCAAGGTGCGGGCGCGCGTTTCGAACTATGGCTGCCTTGCTCCGAATGCGCTCCCGCGGCCGAGGTGGACCAGGTGAGCGCGCCGCGTGAGGGCAGCGAGCGCATTCTTTTCGTGGAGGACAATCCTGATCAGCTTGTCGCGGTTCCGCGCGCCCTCTCACGCCTGGGCTATCAGGTCACGCCCGCGCGAGGCGCACTCGAAGCCCTGGACGCCCTGGCCTCGGGCGAGCGCTTCGACGCCGTGGTCACGGATTACGACATGCCCGAGGTGGACGGCGTGGAGTTCGCCCGCAGTCTGGCGCAGATCGCCCCGGGGCTGCCGGTGGTCATGGTCTCGGGCAGGCGCGGGGCCATCGAGGCCGCGCAACGCGCTCCGGGCATAGGCCGGGTGCTCATGAAGCCCTACAGCGTGGGCGAGCTTTCCCGGGCCCTGGGCGACATGCTCGACGATTTTTCGAACGGGAGGTGAGCATGGCCATCGTGCTGGTCATCGACGACGATGAACGCATCCTCGAAACCATGCGCAGGGTTATCGAGCGCATGGGGCACACGGCGCTCGCCGCCCCGACCCTGGCCGAGGGACTCAAGCGGGTCGAGGCGGGCGGGGTGGACGTGGTGTTCCTGGACATCCGCCTGCCCGATGGCGACGGCCTTGCTGCCCTGCCCGCGATCAAAGTCCTGGACGACGCGCCCGAGGTCATCATCCTGACCGGGCAGGGCGACCCGGACGGCGCGGAGCTGGCCATCCAGGAAGGCGTGTGGGACTACCTGGTCAAACCCACGCCCATCCGCGAGACCATGCTGACCTTGGAGCGGGCCCTGCTCTACCGCCAGGAGAAGCGCGCCAGCCAAGGCCCGGCGGAACTGGTCCTGGACGGCGTGGTCGGGCTCTCGCCTCGCATGAAGGGCTGCTACGAGGAAATAGGCCGCGCTGCGAGCACCACCGCCCCGGTGCTGCTCGTGGGTGAGACGGGCACGGGCAAGGAACTCGTGGCCCGCACCATCCACGCCAACTCCCCGCGCGCGACCGGACCCTTTGTGGTCATCGACTGCGCCTCGCTGACCGAGAATCTGGTCGAATCGGCCCTGTTCGGCCACAAGAAGGGCTCCTTCACCGGGGCCACCACGGACCGCACCGGACTCGTGGCCCTGGCCGACGGCGGCACGCTCTTCCTGGACGAGGTGGGCGAGATGACCCTCTCGCTGCAAAAGGCGTTTTTGCGCGTGCTCCAAGAGCGGCGCTTTCGTCCCGTGGGAGGGGTCCGTGAGGAGTCGAGCGATTTTCGGCTCATCGCGGCCACCAATCGCGACCTCGAAGACATGGTACAGGAGGGGACGTTCCGCCAGGACCTCTACTTCAGGCTCAAGACCTTTGTCATCGAGCTGCCGCCGCTCCGCGAGCGCAGCCAGGACCTGAAGCTTTTGACCATGTATCGCATGGGCGCATTGTGCGAGCAGCACGGCATGCCGCCCAAGCGCTACGACCCCGAGTTCTTCCAGGCCCTGGCGGCGCATTCCTGGCCGGGCAACGTGCGCGAGCTGTTCGGCGTCTTGGAATCGGCCTTTCACGCCGCGGGCACCTCGCCCATGCTCTACGCCCGCCACCTGCCCCAAAACCTGCGCATCGCGCTGGCCCGGGCCGCCGTGGCCCGCGCCCGGCCCATGGAGTCCGAGGCCGGGGAGGAGCGGCCCGCCATCGCCGAGGCGGCCGCGCCGCAAATGCCCGTTGACCACATGCGTGTGGACGTGCACCTGCCGCTGAAGGCTTTCAAGGACGAAGCCGAACGCGCCTACCTGAACGCCCTGGCGCGTGAGACCGGCGGCGACATCGAGACCATGGTCGCCCGCTCGGGCGTCTCCAAGTCCCACCTCTATGCCCTACTCAAGAAATCAGGCGTGGTGTTGGGATAGCAGACTGTCCCGAAAGCACCGCTTCGCAGACCGCTCCAAAGGCGCCAGATGCAAGGCGCAAGGGAAATCCAGGCCCGACGCGTATCAAAGAATACGCGAGGGACTGGATTTTTCGCCGCAACGCCGCAGATGGTGCTTTTGGAGCGGTCTGCTAGGTTTCGGCTTCGCTTACACCCGCATCCGCGAAACTCGCCATTTCGTTCCACATGGCGCAGGCGCAGCGCATCAGGTGCAGGGCCAGCGCCGCGCCAGTGCCCTCGCCCAGGCGCATGCCCAGATCGAACAGCGGCCGCGCGCCGAGCTTTTGGCAGATGCGGGCGTGGCCCGGCTCGGCCGAGGCATGGGACAAGAAGCAGTAGTCCGCGGCCGTGGGGCACAGGCGAAGCGCGGCCACGTAGGCCGCTGTGGAGATGAATCCGTCCACCGCCACGGGGATGCCCCTGGCCGCGCAACCCAGGATGAGTCCGGAAAGCGTAGCGATCTCGAAGCCCCCGAGCGCCGCGAGTACGGCCAGCGGCCCCTTGTCGAGAGCCGTGTGGTTGACCTCGATGGCGCGGCGGATGACCACGGCCTTTTTGCTGACGGCCGCAGCGTCGAGCCCCGTGCCCGGCCCCGTGACTTCCTCGGGCGAAAAACCCAGGTAGGCGCAGTAAAGAGCCGTGGACGGCGTGGTGTTGCCGATGCCCATGTCGCCCGTGCCCACTGCCCGTATGCCCTCGGCCGCGCAGTCGTTCGCCAGGTCCAGGCCGAGATGAAGCGCCGCAAGGCACTGCTCCTCGCTCATGGCCGGGCCGTGCGCGAAGTTGGCCGTGCCCGGCGCGATCTTGCGTTGGATGAGGTCCGGATGCTCCGGGTAGCGCCCGCCACACGAGCCCGCGTCCACCACCTTCAGGCCGATGCCCGAGGCCCGGCACAGGGCATTGATGCCGGCGCCGCCGCTCAGGAAGTTCAGGACCATCTGGCGCGTGACCTCCTGCGGGAAAAGCGAGACACCCTCGGCCACCACGCCGTGGTCTCCGGCCACG
The sequence above is a segment of the Alkalidesulfovibrio alkalitolerans DSM 16529 genome. Coding sequences within it:
- a CDS encoding sigma-54-dependent transcriptional regulator: MAIVLVIDDDERILETMRRVIERMGHTALAAPTLAEGLKRVEAGGVDVVFLDIRLPDGDGLAALPAIKVLDDAPEVIILTGQGDPDGAELAIQEGVWDYLVKPTPIRETMLTLERALLYRQEKRASQGPAELVLDGVVGLSPRMKGCYEEIGRAASTTAPVLLVGETGTGKELVARTIHANSPRATGPFVVIDCASLTENLVESALFGHKKGSFTGATTDRTGLVALADGGTLFLDEVGEMTLSLQKAFLRVLQERRFRPVGGVREESSDFRLIAATNRDLEDMVQEGTFRQDLYFRLKTFVIELPPLRERSQDLKLLTMYRMGALCEQHGMPPKRYDPEFFQALAAHSWPGNVRELFGVLESAFHAAGTSPMLYARHLPQNLRIALARAAVARARPMESEAGEERPAIAEAAAPQMPVDHMRVDVHLPLKAFKDEAERAYLNALARETGGDIETMVARSGVSKSHLYALLKKSGVVLG
- the cobT gene encoding nicotinate-nucleotide--dimethylbenzimidazole phosphoribosyltransferase, which translates into the protein MRERLDQTIASIRPADLSLRERGQAHLDNLTKPRGSLGRLEEIALSLWLVGQGEPPRADPCRVYTVAGDHGVVAEGVSLFPQEVTRQMVLNFLSGGAGINALCRASGIGLKVVDAGSCGGRYPEHPDLIQRKIAPGTANFAHGPAMSEEQCLAALHLGLDLANDCAAEGIRAVGTGDMGIGNTTPSTALYCAYLGFSPEEVTGPGTGLDAAAVSKKAVVIRRAIEVNHTALDKGPLAVLAALGGFEIATLSGLILGCAARGIPVAVDGFISTAAYVAALRLCPTAADYCFLSHASAEPGHARICQKLGARPLFDLGMRLGEGTGAALALHLMRCACAMWNEMASFADAGVSEAET